The proteins below come from a single Aegilops tauschii subsp. strangulata cultivar AL8/78 chromosome 6, Aet v6.0, whole genome shotgun sequence genomic window:
- the LOC141026129 gene encoding uncharacterized protein: MRRIHNCLGLKGFCGVDSDGLSGGLAVYWHENCVVEIVDKDERHIDALVWLQEGASQWRITFVYGEPRVENRHLMWAKLQNLKIVSDLPWLVIGDFNEAMWDFEHLSATPRAAAQMLAFRDVLETCELVDLGFSGVSFTYDNRRSGMDHVMLLLKGEVDPGPASAKSRRPISLCNVIYKVISKCLVNRLRPLLDDLISVEQRAFIPGRMITDNALVAFECLHYIKQEKDPTKSFCTYKLDLSKAYDRVDWVYLKQVMQKLGLSQRWIDWIMTCVTSVRYSVKLNGTLLDSFAPYQGLRQGDPLSPYLFLFVADGLSAILRNKVQAGALSPVQVCRRVPGISHLLFADDTMLFFEASRAQAESVKGALDMYGSATGQSLNYNKCSIFFGEACPAAVQEEVRDVLNVTSLVFEEKYLGLPTLEGRMSKGKFQNLQTSLTKRLVQWGDGHLAQPGREVLIKSVAQSLPTYIMGVFKLPYSVCDDLTRMVELLSRFFVAADVEEIMKTRASPRLDDDFLAWAPEKHGVFTVRSAYRLAFDELHQGSVASSSSAPTGARGCWKFIWNCGATPSIANFAWRVATDSLPTWKNKCRIGLETTSTCPVCGAATEDNFHPFVKCQYGRDLYKSMAKIWRLPNIETFIPTGKEWLMHVLANLSDLERCMLLMIFWRGWYVRNELVHSKPAPPMDVSIRFLQSYMESLMTVKSNSRCDPAKGKMAIVLDGATKHTSAAVGALPTWSRPVNGWVKLNIDGSFVSSEIAGAGMILRDSDGKIIFSACRALFSCRDALEAELCACMEGISYALQRSDLPIAVELDSLVVVSMITCDGCDRSAYTFLVKEIRYLLSLRQSCITHVSRSQNKASDSLAAFGRAQGRTMTWIGSAPPDVLELVAMDCTDTI; this comes from the exons ATGAGGAGGATACATAATTGCTTGGGATTAAAAGGATTCTGTGGCGTTGACAGCGATGGATTAAGTGGAGGGCTGGCTGTTTATTGGCATGAGAATTGTGTTGTTGAGATAGTTGACAAAGATGAGCGTCATATTGATGCTCTCGTTTGGCTCCAGGAGGGTGCAAGTCAATGGCGTATTACTTTCGTCTATGGTGAACCCCGTGTTGAAAATAGGCACCTCATGTGGGCTAAGCTACAGAACCTGAAAATTGTAAGTGACTTGCCTTGGCTTGTAATCGGCGATTTCAATGAAGCGATGTGGGACTTCGAGCATTTGTCGGCCACTCCTAGGGCGGCGGCTCAGATGCTAGCTTTTCGCGATGTACTTGAAACTTGCGAGCTGGTGGACCTTGGTTTCTCTGGAGTTTCATTCACGTATGATAACAGGCGAAGTGGTATGG ATCATGTTATGTTACTTTTAAAGGGAGAGGTTGATCCAGGTCCTGCAAGTGCAAAGAGTAGAAG GCCTATCAGCTTATGCAACGTGATTTACAAGGTCATCTCAAAGTGCCTGGTGAACCGTTTGCGTCCACTCCTGGATGATTTAATATCAGTGGAACAGAGGGCGTTTATCCCTGGCAGGATGATAACTGATAACGCTTTGGTGGCCTTTGAGTGCCTCCACTACATTAAGCAAGAGAAGGATCCTACGAAAAGCTTTTGCACTTACAAGCTCGATCTATCTAAAGCTTATGATAGGGTGGACTGGGTTTACTTGAAGCAGGTGATGCAAAAGTTGGGTTTGTCTCAGCGATGGATTGACTGGATAATGACGTGTGTCACATCGGTGAGGTATTCTGTCAAACTTAATGGAACTCTCTTGGATTCATTTGCACCGTATCAAGGGCTTCGGCAGGGGGACCCTCTTTCACCGTATCTATTTTTGTTTGTGGCTGATGGACTCTCGGCAATTTTGAGAAATAAAGTGCAAGCCGGAGCTCTCTCACCAGTTCAAGTTTGCAGAAGGGTGCCAGGTATATCCCACTTGTTATTTGCTGATGACACCATGCTGTTTTTTGAGGCTTCTAGAGCCCAAGCAGAGAGTGTAAAAGGGGCATTAGATATGTATGGCTCAGCTACAGGTCAAAGCCTTAATTACAACAAATGCTCAATTTTCTTTGGTGAGGCTTGTCCAGCGGCAGTTCAAGAGGAAGTCAGAGATGTGTTGAATGTTACCAGCTTGGTCTTTGAGGAAAAATACCTAGGCCTCCCCACACTTGAGGGCCGCATGTCCAAGGGCAAGTTTCAGAATCTTCAAACTAGTCTGACTAAACGACTCGTTCAGTGGGGTGATGGACACCTAGCCCAGCCAGGAAGAGAAGTTTTGATAAAGTCAGTAGCCCAGTCGTTACCAACGTACATTATGGGCGTGTTCAAGCTGCCATACTCGGTGTGCGATGATCTCACAAGGATG GTTGAGCTGCTCTCTCGCTTTTTCGTTGCTGCTGATGTTGAAGAGATCATGAAGACCAGGGCTTCTCCGAGACTAGATGATGATTTCCTTGCATGGGCACCTGAAAAGCATGGAGTCTTCACAGTTAGGAGCGCCTATCGCCTGGCGTTTGATGAGCTGCACCAAGGGTCCGTGGCCTCCTCTAGCTCAGCGCCGACGGGAGCCAGGGGATGCTGGAAGTTCATTTGGAATTGCGGTGCTACACCTTCGATTGCAAATTTTGCATGGCGAGTGGCAACGGACAGTCTACCGACCTGGAAAAATAAGTGCAGGATCGGCCTTGAGACTACTAGTACATGCCCAGTTTGTGGAGCTGCAACAGAAGACAATTTTCACCCCTTTGTGAAGTGTCAATATGGCCGGGATCTGTACAAGTCAATGGCAAAAATTTGGAGACTGCCCAATATAGAGACATTCATTCCTACTGGCAAGGAATGGCTGATGCATGTCCTAGCTAATTTGAGCGATTTGGAACGGTGCATGCTGTTGATGATCTTCTGGAGAGGCTGGTACGTAAGGAATGAGCTAGTACACTCTAAGCCTGCTCCGCCAATGGACGTATCCATCAGGTTCTTGCAAAGCTATATGGAGTCCTTGATGACAGTAAAGTCAAACTCACGTTGTGACCCTGCTAAAGGGAAGATGGCGATCGTTCTGGACGGTGCCACTAAGCATACAAGTGCAGCGGTGGGTGCTCTGCCGACGTGGTCTAGGCCGGTGAATGGATGGGTAAAACTTAATATAGATGGGTCTTTTGTCTCAAGTGAAATAGCTGGAGCAGGGATGATTCTGAGAGACTCGGATGGCAAGATCATCTTCTCGGCGTGCAGGGCTCTATTCTCCTGTAGAGATGCTTTGGAGGCTGAACTGTGTGCCTGTATGGAGGGCATCTCCTATGCTTTGCAGCGGTCAGATTTGCCTATTGCAGTCGAATTGGACTCTCTTGTGGTGGTATCTATGATCACATGTGATGGTTGTGATCGGTCTGCTTATACTTTTCTGGTAAAGGAGATTAGATATCTTCTTAGTCTTCGTCAATCTTGTATTACTCATGTCTCGCGGTCGCAAAATAAGGCCAGCGATAGTCTAGCTGCTTTTGGTAGAGCTCAAGGTAGAACCATGACCTGGATTGGTTCGGCTCCTCCGGATGTGTTAGAACTGGTTGCGATGGATTGTACTGATACTATCTAA